A window of the Plasmodium vivax chromosome 12, whole genome shotgun sequence genome harbors these coding sequences:
- a CDS encoding histone deactylase, putative (encoded by transcript PVX_116870A), whose amino-acid sequence MEKTMEKAMEKTMEKAMEKTMTMRIAKEKRNIRFEYELDKMKKKKKDNVLILNIINSKINYICYILKSDYRDMINDVSYENKSALEICFYYCKAYITFLVLYYPYIHNYVKCLRSNNLRIYKNFYKCILNLPNNFCSLLFKLKIVDELKRRDALNSSNDYSHMGNVGGSGGAPPALLQLSRANFFDAFSKDSYIKILFSRIYVRKYHKRIFKILKIVLFYHSLPVFSFSPKFFRTYHGGKRRGRKRQLGEKDAPEGGEQQKREQRKKKEKKKETRKESKKEARKEARKEAKMEDPQKRPPFRRRYFKTPLFKHVQVPPIYLDDYDSGSGSGNGSTKLLVKKKLVKVRKKKKKGGDKAEDSFPSDSSGSVSSERSLSCLSDSEEEREVDAFLRQEVDGPHEEESGGIATKHSNVGESTSEGGHPKGICTHQDSIPFMESTQNDPPSGAPTRERNSTFEAFAPRKGPPPQGPCMKENFLEFVLHERRKNKSKKEMEYTYGSYVLKDIQKYLRQERRRGPPREGKKNYLHEVWKNLIDFDETDDNKNTLIHKACLVSNAKMIFLLLNLNVNLMIYNDKAELPVHCTLYNCDAYLFLLLLHNTVEYLFFFYLSAYSGGASKGVLPTEGPPNTGDAKLDDPTLKRELEEKQTPVNEAHMNAAPEERPAGKPNKRRAKYTRNGFFYHRKINGVFVTSVVKLYLSIMVKIIELGNFEFLKILYNYNEEIFCYILHRRDMCYFLCSFASMYNCVNAFVRHCGGVLRCEACVERGSRKRKKVEAARGGEQTFVVRKSRQGGAQLEGGHTPHVEDDGEDEKRIPHVEAHNVERGRARYLPVEKKIDRQNEVEIFYSNECAKHIFVPEPSDHPYVRNKIKTNIPENSSRLDVLISNKHGILKLNTFVNFKLKRVERKATANDILRVHEISYLKMLLRRVKRCHLNEGDGVSACGDANPYDNFLENAKRNKKNYLAISSDDLNGSASFALSDHMDLLRSSEIISGVCEAGASECLEGSNEVGSECFNWGAPWGDKPTGGEATSTGRNTTKVGEKEVEMPSQSLSTDTKENQNAGTRVQSKKWNNANSGKDKIDKLILLDNDTFVNKHSFNCALNASGVVLNAVDYIHRKRKKKKKIFCVVRPPGHHLGTYGAAQFNLTDEDRAAGSQGFCLLNNIAIGVSYAKYKYERFERIAVIDFDIHHGNGTEQIIRNLGLKKIKINEYVDIYSWKGWKDKNDRKNIFFSSIHAFDGYFYPGTGDDTVELEPYIINVTLKKNMNEQNFLELFHDKILIHLFHFRPNLLFLSAGFDGHKLDFVNNGFVKKNTSTYFHMTNLILSLQNKLRFPIISVLEGGYNTSNDMASVFSLSVLEHLLSFYYSDAVFVGRSGGGHIAQRKGSHFDQGKGSDPTRRTCTANETNRQRAKRGGTLKFPHICLGKKKMDAMFKKYFTVFKEKTRETENLNLTKCVRDYENYLKLFDGKQNGVKRKVNSFLAKHKRHFDSLLYQRRALHFRNVGQISLPFEAYFYQVMGHFKILLEGSEVAKLGAGEPSASSREYFSVLNSLSDLRDWEPSYVQR is encoded by the coding sequence atggagaagacgATGGAGAAGGCGATGGAGAAGACGATGGAGAAGGCGATGGAGAAGACGATGACGATGAGGATAgcgaaggagaaaagaaacATCAGGTTCGAGTACGAACtggacaaaatgaaaaagaaaaaaaaagacaacgTGTTGATACTAAACATTATTaacagcaaaataaattacatttgCTACATTTTGAAAAGTGACTACAGAGACATGATTAATGACGTGAGCTACGAAAATAAAAGCGCCCTTGAAATTTGCTTCTATTACTGTAAGGCGTATATCACATTCCTAGTGCTCTACTATCCCTACATACACAATTACGTGAAGTGCCTGCGGAGTAACAACCTCaggatttataaaaatttttacaaatgcattttaaatttgccaaataatttttgttccctcttgtttaaattaaaaattgtggACGAATTGAAGAGAAGGGATGCACTTAACTCCAGCAATGATTATTCCCATATGGGGAATGTTGGCGGCAGCgggggtgccccccctgcgctgCTTCAGCTCAGCAGGGCCAACTTCTTCGATGCCTTCTCGAAAGAcagttatataaaaattttattttctcgcATTTACGTGAGGAAGTACCACAAGCGGATTTTCAAGATCCTCAAGATTGTCCTTTTTTACCACTCCCTGCCGGTGTTCTCCTTTTCGCCCAAGTTTTTCCGAACCTAccatgggggaaaaaggagggggaggaagaggcagcTTGGCGAAAAGGATGCgccggaggggggggagcagcagaaGAGGGAGCagcggaagaagaaggaaaagaagaaagaaacgAGGAAGGAAtcgaaaaaggaagcgaGAAAGGAAGCGAGAAAGGAAGCGAAGATGGAGGACCCCCAGAAGAGACCACCATTCAGGAGGAGGTACTTTAAGACGCCCCTGTTTAAACACGTGCAGGTGCCCCCCATCTACCTGGACGACTACGACagcggaagtggaagcggtaaCGGAAGCACCAAACTgctggtgaaaaaaaaactcgtaaaggtgaggaagaaaaaaaaaaaaggaggagacaAAGCAGAAGACTCCTTTCCATCAGACAGCAGTGGAAGTGTAAGCAGTGAAAGGAGTCTAAGCTGTTTAAGCGACTCGGAAGAGGAGAGAGAAGTGGACGCCTTCTTGAGACAAGAAGTGGATGGCCCCCACGAGGAGGAGAGCGGTGGGATAGCTACAAAGCATAGTAACGTTGGTGAGTCTACGTCGGAGGGGGGCCACCCCAAGGGGATCTGCACACATCAGGACAGCATCCCTTTTATGGAATCTACTCAAAATGATCCCCCATCAGGTGCCCCTACCCGAGAAAGAAACAGCACCTTCGAGGCGTTCGCCCCGAGAAAgggtccccccccccagggacCATGCATGAAAGAGAACTTCCTCGAATTTGTCCTGCAcgaaaggaggaaaaataaatcgaaAAAGGAGATGGAATATACGTATGGAAGTTACGTCCTGAAGGATATACAGAAGTATCTACGGCAGGAGAGGAGAAGAGGACCACcgagggaggggaaaaaaaattacctgcATGAAGTGTGGAAGAACCTAATCGACTTTGACGAAACGgatgataataaaaacacGCTCATACATAAGGCTTGCTTAGTTTCCAACGcgaaaatgatttttttactCCTAAATTTGAACGTGAATTTGATGATTTACAATGACAAGGCGGAGTTGCCCGTGCACTGTACTCTGTACAATTGCGACGCGTATCTTTTTCTCCTGCTGCTGCATAATACGGTtgaatatctttttttcttctaccTTAGCGCGTACAGTGGGGGGGCCTCCAAGGGGGTTCTTCCCACGGAGGGGCCCCCAAACACGGGGGATGCCAAGCTGGACGACCCAACGTTGAAGCGCGAGttggaggagaagcagaccCCAGTGAACGAGGCACACATGAACGCGGCGCCGGAGGAACGCCCCGCGGGGAAGCCAAATAAGCGGCGCGCCAAATACACAAGGAACGGCTTCTTTTACCACAGAAAAATTAACGGCGTGTTTGTCACCTCCGTTGTGAAACTGTACTTAAGCATAATGGTGAAAATTATCGAGTTGGgaaattttgaatttttaaaaatcctATACAATTACAATGAGGAGATTTTCTGTTACATTTTGCACAGGAGGGACATGTGCTACTTCCTCTGCTCGTTCGCCTCGATGTACAACTGTGTGAATGCGTTTGTGAGGCACTGCGGTGGGGTGTTGCGGTGTGAGGCGTGCGTAGAAAGGGGGAgtaggaaaaggaagaaggtgGAGGCGGCtcgagggggggagcaaaccTTCGTGGTGCGGAAAAGCAGGCAGGGGGGTGCGCAGCTGGAAGGTGGGCACACCCCACACGTGGAAGACGACGGTGAAGATGAGAAGCGCATCCCACACGTGGAAGCTCACAACGTGGAGAGGGGAAGAGCCAGGTACCTCCcggtggagaaaaaaatcgacCGGCAGAATGAAGTGGAAATATTTTACTCAAACGAATGCGCCAAGCACATCTTCGTGCCGGAGCCGAGCGACCACCCCTACGtgaggaacaaaattaaaacgaaCATCCCGGAAAACTCCAGCAGGCTAGATGTCCTAATATCGAATAAGCACGGCATACTGAAGCTGAACACGTTCGTCAATTTTAAGCTGAAGAGGGTGGAGAGGAAAGCGACGGCCAACGACATTTTGAGGGTTCACGAAATTTCGTACCTCAAAATGTTGCTGAGGAGGGTAAAGAGGTGCCACTTGAATGAGGGCGATGGGGTGAGTGCGTGCGGCGATGCCAACCCTTACGATAATTTTCTCGAAAACGCGAAGAGGAATAAGAAGAACTACCTCGCCATCTCATCTGACGATTTGAACGGAAGTGCCAGCTTTGCTCTGTCAGACCATATGGACCTTTTAAGGAGCAGCGAAATTATTAGCGGCGTTTGCGAAGCGGGGGCAAGCGAATGTTTGGAGGGCTCCAATGAGGTGGGCAGTGAGTGCTTCAATTGGGGCGCTCCCTGGGGGGATAAACCAACCGGAGGAGAGGCAACCTCCACGGGGAGGAACACCACCAAAGTGGGCGAAAAAGAAGTGGAAATGCCAAGTCAAAGCCTCAGCACAGATACGAAGGAAAACCAAAACGCAGGAACACGTGTGcagagcaaaaaatggaacaacgCAAATAGCGGAAAAGACAAAATAGACAAATTAATTCTCCTAGACAATGACACGTTCGTCAATAAGCACTCCTTTAACTGCGCGCTGAATGCCAGTGGAGTAGTTTTAAACGCGGTGGATTACATACataggaagaggaagaaaaaaaaaaaaattttctgtgTTGTTCGCCCTCCCGGTCATCACCTGGGAACATACGGCGCAGCTCAATTTAACCTAACGGATGAAGATAGAGCAGCAGGGAGTCAAGGATTCTGCTTACTAAATAATATAGCCATCGGGGTGTCCTACGCAAAGTACAAATACGAAAGGTTCGAACGTATTGCCGTGATCGATTTTGATATCCACCACGGAAATGGAACGGAGCAAATAATCCGAAACttgggattaaaaaaaataaaaattaatgagtACGTTGATATATACAGTTGGAAGGGGTGGAAGGATAAGAATGACAGAAAGAACATCTTCTTCAGCTCCATCCACGCATTTGATGGGTACTTTTACCCGGGCACAGGTGACGACACCGTTGAGTTGGAACCCTACATCATTAATGTAACTCtcaagaaaaatatgaacgaaCAGAATTTTCTAGAGTTATTTCACGACAAGATATTAATtcatttgtttcattttcgACCGAACCTGCTCTTCCTTTCTGCTGGTTTTGATGGCCATAAACTTGACTTTGTGAACAACGGATTTGTGAAGAAGAACACGTCCACGTACTTTCACATGACCAATTTGATTTTGTCTCTTCAGAACAAATTGCGCTTTCCCATCATCAGCGTCCTCGAGGGAGGCTACAACACGTCCAATGACATGGCATCCGTTTTTAGCCTGTCCGTTTTGGAGCACCTGCTGTCGTTCTACTATAGCGATGCGGTGTTTgtggggagaagcggaggaggtCACATAGCGCAGCGCAAAGGAAGTCACTTCGATCAGGGCAAAGGAAGTGACCCCACTCGGCGTACCTGCACAGCGAATGAAACCAACAGGCAGCGGGCCAAACGAGGAGGCACCCTGAAATTCCCACACATCTGCttgggaaagaaaaaaatggatgccatgtttaaaaaatattttaccgtttttaaagaaaagaCGAGGGAAACTGAAAATTTGAACTTAACCAAATGTGTGAGGGATTACGAAAATTATTTGAAGCTTTTTGATGGGAAACAAAACGGagtgaaaaggaaagtgAATTCTTTTCTTGCAAAACATAAGAGACACTTTGATAGTTTGCTTTACCAACGGAGGGCTCTCCATTTTCGCAACGTGGGGCAGATTTCCCTGCCTTTTGAGGCCTACTTTTACCAAGTTATGGGTCACTTTAAGATTCTCCTCGAAGGAAGTGAAGTCGCCAAACTGGGCGCGGGGGAGCCGTCCGCCAGCTCGCGGGAGTACTTCTCCGTGCTGAACAGCCTTTCCGACCTGCGCGATTGGGAGCCGTCCTACGTTCAGCGGTAG